The nucleotide window GAATTACTTGAAAACCTAATTCAATACCGCTTGAATTTGTAAAAggaattaaaatctctcaaaatcccaattgcaTACAGCCCCTTTTAATTTGTTATGAGgtatgattattatttttttagtacaatgatatattacactaaggggaggggagAGTTCGACTAAACCACACAAtggacaacctaatttggtatcaaattcgtcatccatgagatttgaacttaagacatttcacttacaagtgaagatgaatatagTACTGAGTGACATGAGATTCGAACTGAATCCCTATAACAAGCTCATTAATTTTATACAATGACATTATTTATCCTTCTAGACACTGCTTTTACACTATTTTTCATACTCACAATACTTTTAAAAATACAGTTTATCAAACGctaaattgctttattttgcaGCTAATAATTCTTAAATCACAACATAAACAATTTACTAAAAATGCACAACAATCCCAAACTGGCACTAAGTGGTTGGCTAATTTTGTTGATAAGAGAACAATAAATTAGCTAAAAGTTTTGTATGTACTGTTTTATGGATTATATTGAGTGGTTTTGGGGCTCTTTAATTTAACTTAGACAACTTTTATTCTTGATAATCACGttcaacttaaaaaaaaagtaacattTACGTTTGGTACTTTGTTTTATttcataaaaatacaaaaaaaaatcgaTAATGTTGTTTCACGTAGATtcttaagaaagaaaaagagaaaaaaagctAACATGCTTGAAAAAATTATTCAACAAATACAATTTGATAGCTTTCATTTTCAACATatgttttggaaaactaattTGGTAGCAGATGCTGGACAAGTTGGGGACAAAATATACAAAATCGTTGTATTTGAAATTCCATTCTCCCTTATGTGGTGGCTTGAAATTGTTGTTTGGCTGTAGTGTTGTAGGAATCCCAAGGGCACTGAAGTATATATCAAATTTTCttcatcaaaaaataaaatatttatcaaataatCATTAATGTTTGAAATCCAATTATCTTATTTGATTATTGTTATCATCATGATAATCTATACTACCttattaattaaattctttGTCGACATAAAAGAAACGGTATTATACCTTCTCAtgcataattttaaaaatatatcaattaaaaagttatgggcattgaagtaatttggcacaaaaccaattttgctttttcttaaaaacaaaatttaaaagataaagaataaaagtaaaatttatcctatttCCATGTTTCCtctgttccttttttttttcttttcatattctCACAAGCTTCTTTCTCTTTCatatgcatatttttttttaaatcttttgTATTTAAACCGAGCCTTTATGAGattagtggtattcatctttatttgtaagtagcggaatgtcttaggttcgattctcgctaaaaacaaattcaaaccacattattgttaacctattgtgaaacttccttattaTAGATAATAtagttttttcaaaaaaaaaaaaaaacaaaccaccACTTATCCTTGTGGCGCCTTTTTACCTCCCACCTTGTCCCACCAACTAAAAATTTTAAGTGCACCAAAAACACGATTCAgtatattaagtataatattttaAGAATATTGAATCACTTTTATTACGACATATGGTATATCAGACGTGTTCCCGTCACTAAAAATTTTCTCCCTCACCAACCTACCTTTAACCACTCAAAATCCACCACGTGTCTAGCAACCCTCACGACCTAACTCTGTGATTTGCGAATCAGCAAGAAAAGCAAATGCAAATTGGGTGATATAGAAACCCTGTACGGAATCTGCTAATCTGCCAACTCACTCACGCGTCGCGAGAGACATTTTCAAGTACTAGATATTCAAGCAATATATTACATGTTATAAGCAGAGAAAATAATGTATTTTTCGAGTTGTTTCGGTTATTTTATAGCATGTGAAGTACCGTGcttagacctagtttgggagtgaggtgcttaaaaaaaaagcacccatgaaaaaaagctgtgagatttttaggtgtttggtaaactgcaaaaaaatggcttattttggaagctgctgtgagaataagctgaaatcaaaggaaaaagctgaagctgctatttgtagctttggaaaactggctttttttcaaagcacacggagctacagtgcttctttaatgaaaagatccactattagactgctttttttcccaaaagcacttttacaaaaaagtttaccaaacactctgctgatttatttcacagccgcttattctcacagaacagccgcttattctcacagcagttttttttcaaagcacaacaataccaaaccagcccttaaatacctaatatttgaaaatttctccATACTCACTCTCAAAACTAGGATTATTCGGAACAAACCCTACATTTCCTCTCAATTGCATATCCACCGCCTTTCTGTATATCTCCATcatttacatattttatttcCGTATCCATACGTTTCTGCATACGATCACGATAGCATACCACGCCATCAACTTGCCTTGCccaccccccctccccccctAGATTTATTCCtcacatctctctccctctctcttctctgtgAGTCCTCTCACCCCTTTTGTCGGTGTTAACAGATCTTGCATAATACGAGCTCTGTGGCTATCCAACTGTcgctttttcttcatctttcttcCCATTCTCCTTCGAAACCAAGTTAAATTGCATAAGGGTACAATTTATTTTGTGGGTTTTGCTTCAGGATTGGAAAATGTTAAAGCTTTATGTGTTGGGTGCTTTATGGTGGTAGTTGGTGGGCTGCCTTATTGGTATTGCTCAGTGAGTGAGGTTTTGGGAGGATTGCAATCGGAATTGGAGGAGTGCATGAAGGATTTGGTCTTGTGGGTTCTATGCTGGGTGAAGTTGGGATTGACAGTAAGGTGGGATTGTGGGCTTGTCATAAGGAGCAGGGGGAGGTGGGGCAAATGTGGCTGAGTCCTTGTGGGATTTGAGGACCTGGGTTCTTTCTATATTTGCTTGATCTCAGCTGGCTAACAGCTTTTCGGCTCAGTTTTTCGAGTTTTCGAGATTTCGAGTTCTGGGTTTGACACAGAAATGCAGCAGGATCACTCCAAGAAGGTGACTTTCAATTGGTTTCTGTTACTTAATCTCTTAATTGTTCCAGTTCTTTGATTTGTTGAAGTAATTATGTATCAATAACTGCAatcttgttttatttattgaaaCTTGATTTGATTCATGTTTGTAAAATTTGGTGCAGTCAAATTGTATTATTCTTTGGTTTGTCCTGAAAGTTGAGATCTTTGTGCaaattgagatttgaattggagTTTTTTGGTCTGCTGATTGAGTGGGACATATGTATGTTAAGCTAAAAATGTAACGTACTTACTGGTTTTTTGATCTTACTTATCTACAAGTAGCAGCTGTttgattcaatttttgttttatgtAAACAGTCATGGACTCATAATGGATAACGGCATAAGTTAATGCGTTCCTTTGAAAGATTACGTTTTCATTCTTATTCTGGTGCTTATGCTTCTCTTTTGAGATCATTATATGCCAATTTCATGGCTCTCTGTCCCTCTATTTCTTGACTAGATTCCTCTCTAATAAAATGATATTTCTCTCCGCGGGGCCTTTTATATATCTCGTTTTTGTGCATCAGTTTTTATTTCTGTCAATTTTCTTTGCCTGGCCCTTTACTGCTAAAACTGCCGGAATGGTTGTAAAAATTTGAGGTATTTGTTGTgctcttttttgttttctgttttattttttttatttttttgttcttttttaaattttcttgaaGTTGACATTTAGGACTTTTAGATATTGTCCTTATATGATTAAACCACAGGGGATTTAGTACGATCTTATAACTCTATCATCATGGTTAGTGTGAATTATCATATAATCTGGAAGTTGGAACATATTAGAAATATTGTAGTGATTGCATCGTATCTTATGATATTTTTAAAACTGTATTATTAAGAGCGACGACGtatgataatatatatatatatatatatatgtatatgtatatgtatgtatgtcaaTGTGTGCTATTCTTGTAACTTTGTTTGTCAGTCTGATATCTTTGTGCTCAGACTTGTTGTATAGTTATACAAAAAACTCCTATGCTCATTTTCGTTTAGAATTATATGGTACTCTTTGATCATATGACTTATTTTTTTTGTACTGTATTCTGATTGAATGGAGTCAATGCAACAGAATCAAACAGAGATGGACTTCTTCTCGGATTACGGTGATGCCAATCGGTACAAAATTCAGGAAGTTATCGGGAAGGGAAGCTATGGTGTTGTTTGCTCAGCAATAGACACACATACGGGAGAAAAAGtggcaataaaaaaaatacatgacaTTTTTGAGCATATATCTGATGCCGCTCGTATTCTTCGTGAGATAAAGCTTCTCAGACTTCTACGACATCCCGACATTGTTGAAATTAAGCACATTATGCTACCACCTTCTCGAAGAGACTTTAAAGACATCTATGTTGTTTTTGAGCTCATGGAATCAGATCTTCATCAAGTTATCAAAGCTAATGATGATCTGACACGAGAACACTATCAGTTCTTTCTTTACCAGCTGCTTCGTGCATTGAAGTATATTCACACCGGTACTTCTCACTCTTCTTTGTGTGTATCTGCACATATGTTCTTGAGTTCCGTGGTGTTTCTAGTTGATTGGTCTGTTCTgcattttgttttgttagtGTACTCTTATGATCGGGATTCTCTATTTTTGTTCTCTCTCCTTCCCCTCCTCCGTGTCTTTCATTTTTCTGGTTGGGGAGTGGGGTTGGTGGAGGATTCTGGGATATTTTGGACATATCTGATAATCTAATTTGACTGCAGCAAATGTCTACCATCGAGATTTGAAACCGAAGAACATATTGGCAAATGCAAATTGTAAGCTTAAAATTTGCGATTTTGGGCTAGCAAGAGTTGCTTTCAATGATACGCCTACGACAATATTTTGGACAGTACGtaattttgtgattttatgtattttatcaGTGCTAGAGTGATTTTCAGAGCATGTGACAACGTTTCCAACATTATGTTTTAAATATAGCACTAAtacattttcataatttttgggGACAACTGCAGGATTATGTTGCAACTAGATGGTATAGAGCTCCAGAGCTCTGTGGATCCTTTTTCTCTAAGGTAGACCTTCTCAAAGATTCTCTTGTACAATTTTATTCCATTACAGTTTAAGTAGGCACGAGTTTACAAGTCTGTTGATCTGGGTTTAGTAACTCAGCCCAGCTTCCATACTGTCATTTGGCTAAGGTAGTGCATCCAAATGCAACACATAACAGCTGCATTCTTACGATCATTACTTTGAACTTAGGGGAATTGTGGCATGCCTGTTGTTTGTGTAAATCACTTTCTAATAAGATCCTAGTTCATGAGCAAGTActctatttttttcttcctattaaTTTGTGAAAGCATGTGAATGCAGTATACCCCTGCGATTGATGTATGGAGTATAGGCTGCATCTTTGCTGAGGTATTGACAGGGAAGCCACTTTTTCCTGGAAAGAATGTTGTTCACCAGCTGGATTTGATGACTGATCTTCTTGGGACACCATCACTAGATACCATATCCCGGGTAACCCGTCTTTTTCTGATACAatgctttctttttctctttaatttatgCTTGTGCCTAAGCTTGATAAGTACTTCTTTTAAATGCAGGTTCGAAATGAAAAGGCAAGGAGATACTTAACCAGTATGAGGAAAAAACAACCTGTGTGCTTCGCACAAAAATTTCCAAATGCTGATCCTTTAGCACTACGACTTCTGGAAAGATTGCTTGCCTTTGATCCCAAGGACCGTCCAACTGCCCAAGAGGTTTGTCATAACATACTAGACTATCTGCTTTCTTTGTATTTCTTTTCACACGTGCCAGTGCATATATCCAGCCATTTTCTAGAATTAGAAAACATGTGAAAAATCTAGCTAGTGCATATACCCAGCCAATTTATAGTGAATGTGCTGAACTCcgcattttatttttcaccaGGCACTCGCTGATCCTTATTTTAAGGGACTGTCAAGAGTTGAGAGGGAACCATCGTGCCAGCCAATTACGAAGatggagtttgaatttgaaaGGCGAAGGGTCACAAAGGAAGACATACGAGAGTTAATTTTCCGGGAGATATTGGAGTACCATCCTCAATTGCTAAAAGACTACATAAATGGAACTGAGAGAACTAATTTTCTCTATCCAAGGTTCGAGCAGCCAtattttcttttagtattcACATTTTGTTGTATAAATTGGTTAAGGTTCTTTATGTTCTTTGCCCTAATGTTTGTCTGTATTTGTACGCAGTGCTGTGGATCAATTTAGAAAGCAGTTTGCACACCTTGAGGAGAATGGGGGTAAAAGTGGTCCAGTTATACCGCTTGAACGAAAGCACGTGTCACTTCCtaggtaaaatataatttacttTTGTTTAGTTTTTCACATATTCACAAGCTGCTCTCAAAATGATGTGTGCCAACTGTTGATGCATCGTCATCACCTTGATAGGACAAGGTGGGATCTATCGTTAGGCAAGTTAGTCGTTTTCTAAGCGCTAAATGGAATGTCCTGTTACTTGCCCGGCCTCTAATATCAAACAATCCCTTTGGAGGACATCTCCTTGTTAGTTATTGCCAGTGATCACCAAGTAGTCGAGCCTATTGTTCTATCCCTTTTATAGTGCTAGGATATCTTCATCTTATGACTTCCATTCCTGGCAAAGCTGCGCGTATGATTTTTATCCAATTGTCTATGGTTATGATAATTTCGAATGTGTTAAATACAGATCCACAATTGTACATTCAAATACGGTCCCTCCTAAAGAGCAACAAAATTATGCATTTTTGAAAGATCAGAAAAATGCTGAGGAGGCTTACAGGAATTCAAGGGATTCGGAAGCAGTTCATGTAAATATATCAAGAACCATGCAAACACCACAAAGAATTTCTTTGGGTACTCTCGATAACCTTTTAGAATTTGCAGCAATTCCATTCGTTTCTTATTTTTCCACGTAGTTTTAACTGGCTTTTGGGCACTTATCCAGCCAAACCAGGAAGAGTTGTTGGACCTGTTGCACAATGCGATAATGGGAGCATGATGAAAGATGCCTATGACCGGAGGACACTAGTTAGAGGTTCGGTACTTCCCCCTCAGGCTGTCCCTCCTGCTTATTGTTACCGCAAGCCCAGTGCTGGAAATCAAGAAAGATCTGCAGTGGAAGGTGAGAGGGACTTGTCCTCTCAAGCCAAGCAAGCTGCACATTGTGGCATGGCAGCGAAAGTGGCACCAGATGTAGCTATCAGCATAGACTCCAACCCATTTTTTATGACTCGGGTGGGAGTCCCTAAAGTGGAACATCATGATCGAATTGCTATTGACACCCACTACCTGCAGACAAAGGCTCCATATGGTGGGATTGACCCTGCTGCTACCACTGCAGCAGCCCACCGTAAGGTTGGAACTGTTCAGTTTGGCATGTCAAGGATGTATTAGGGAAGAATAATCACGAGACTTGGGTCATGGAAGTGGTGCCTAATGGATTAAGGAGTTCCAGAGTTCATTCGTGGCAGGGAGGCTCCATCGTCAAAGGGATCGAAAAGCACGCCAAGGGAAGGTTGTGAGGAAAGCGGCCAAGCGAGGTGGTGCTTTCCTTAAGAGAGCCAGCTTTCTCTGGTGATGTTTAGATACGAGTACGTTTATCTTTCGTTGAAGAAACTATATGTCAGCAAAGGTTATACAATAAAATTCAGAAATGATACTCTCTTTGCTTTTGACGTGATTGTGTGAGTTAATATGACCAGAAAAAAGCATAACTTGCATGCCAAGCATGGTGTGCTTTGGTTGCAACAATTGCACATGGAAATTTCTTACGGTGGTTTTATATGCCAATTTGGCCAGCATTCCACAAGTCACGATGTATGCAGATGACTGCAGAGAGACTTACATGCGAGTGAAACGCTAACGTAGTGGTATGCTATGCCGTCGTCAGTGGCGGTATCTCAAGCCTATCACGAGATACCTTAACGAGTTACATGTAAGTTCCTCTCCACATAGTGGGAGCCTCTACGGAGTGCGGAGTACTGCTTTGCCGGTTTGATACTCGCAGCTCACTCTCAATGTCGTCTTGTACCAAACAGGACTAGTCCTAATCGGGCGTTTGAGGGACTTAATAAGTGTTTTGACACATTAAATTTATGACAacaaaatgtaaaagaaaattaagataATAAGTACGAGTCAACCACTTAATTTTGGATGCAAAAGATTTGGTCTCATGACTTGGAACATAATACCGAAGTTCAAACGCGATTCAGTGTCAACGTTCCATCTTGCTCTGGTTGGCCAGTTAAACACTCAAAGCCCAGTATTAATGCCGTCTAGGCCGGCCCACCAAAGGAGAGTTTGGGCCATAACCATTAGGCCTATTACTTGAcagcttcttctttctcccGACTTTTGCGGTGTTGCATGTGCAGGTGCAGGTGCAGCTGCGCCATATGGATTATGGCCCCCTTTGCTCGAATGTTTTGTCCCCATGAGCACCATCACATGGACCCAGCCTACCCTCGTCTTCTTCCCtccttccctccctccctcccccacATCCACATGCATTCTCCTCCACTTCCGGATTAATCGCTGATGGTGACTTTATGTGTAATTCCTGTTGAATATGGTTGTAACCCTTGAACATGTGTAACTCTTGTTCCACGGTTGCACCTTCTTGTACATTCATCGCATCCATCACTTCAGTGACTCGTCTTTTCATTTCTAAACTAATGAATCTGGTTGTTATTTCTAAATTCATCTCCCTCGACAAATGAGTGTATCTTTCCATACAAAAGCTCTATCAAATAGATTGTTATTTCTTCATACATCATTAATTGTTGCACAACCGAGAACGAGAAAAACTTATCTATAACCGTTTCTTAAAAACAATTTTCTCACTTGTATATAATAAAAACTAGTTTGGATAAATTTTTCTCCTGAGTAACGATTGAGTTCGTACTTCGCCTATAGACCTCACCCAACCTGGTCCTGCACAAGTTTGTACTTGACTCGAGTACGGATcgcaaaaaagaaaacaatactGATAGTATTTATGATGcaataagtaaataaaattaaaaacaaaatccgATTTGATTTTGATTGTGATTTGCGATCCGAGATATgttattaaattatttattttttgggtcgAATAATAAAGTATAGTATGATCACAAGAGGATGTGGTGTGTGAATGTGACAGCAACAAAAGAGGATGTAGGATTTGGGTGGCTCTGATCACACGTAGCCCATATGCCCAACAACACCGAATCTCTCTCTACCAATCCCAATGAACCAACTACCCGCTGTTTCCTCCTTGGAAACACCACCACTCCTTCGCCATAAACACCTCATTCACTCACTCCTCACCATCTTCAACCCAAGAAAAGGTCAGTTATGGATAACGGTAATGCTGGaaagaataaaattttaaattaatttttataaattaatgGTCGtgaatgattgaattattaaagTATTTTTAATTCAGATGTTAAACGATAAATGTAAGATGTTAATTTGATAGTTGATGTTGTAGtgtcatattcttcttcttccaaccCATCTGTTTTGTTGTTATAAATGATATTAGTATTTGcctacacatttttttttaaaagtgagAAGGATAGAGGGAGAGATAACGTGGGGTGAGtaagaggtttttgtttttgtttttggtttttttttaaataatattaaaggtattttaacattatctttatgtgaggtttcaataaaaaaaaacagtaaaatttgaacatttgaaattacattattaccattattttttttgtgtgataaaaAATTAAGTAATATTTTCACTATCTTTTGATTCATAAAGATAATTTCATTACTataattttcagaaaaaaaagataaattaaaatgatttttcatgatttataattttttcGGAGAGGTTCTGTGTTCGGGTGGGGCGGCACTGAGGCACATGGGCGGTGTTAGGTTCGAGAAAATCATGTGATCACATGTGCTCTCTCTTTCCCTTTGTTTTCTACCGTGGGACCCTCCACTTTCCCCTATACCCTATGCTACTGTGAGGCCACCCGCACCCGATTCCTTGGAGTTTTTTTTGGACTATCCAAATCCACCCCCTGGTGGTTTGGGTCTCTTTaccatttgtttttatttatttcttattgtttAATACCGAATTAGTGGCCACTTAGTACACGGtttaaatgtattttttttcattggtAAGTCGATTCTCTCTTAAGaaaaatttaaaccatattataaTTTATGACTGACTAAATATAAGAGTTCACCTCTCAACCCCTTAGTGTGGAGAAAAGAGTTAAATTTTGACTCTAGTACCATGAAGTTATACAAGATTATCAACCACCTAACGTAATTTTCATATCAGCATTacaaaaaattgtacaaaacaTAAAGTAACAAAGAGTTCACAAAGAATTATACTTTTGAGAATCTCCTCAGCATTTCAGATTTACATAGCATTTGTCTTGATAACTTAATAACCAAGCCAGCGCGCTCGACTAGACTCGTGAAGAGTAAGGGCACTAGACTCCATATCCAGAAACAAGCTAGCTAGGGCTTGGGAAGCCAAAAACTTTGTGGGCCTAAAGCTTCGTTGGCATTGACATTACTAGCAGCTCAACAATAATTTAAcggcaattcctccttcacttTACAAAGTCATAAGTTAcacacacctctctctctctctctctctctctgactctCCTCTCCACTGTATTTCTTCATCAATGGATGAAGCTCAGACTCAAACCCTAACACAAACCCAGCTACCCAAACCCACATTCAAGAGGAAACACAGAAAAACCCAGCAAAAACCCCGCATGGGTAATGCGGTGCATGAATCTTTACCCAGCATAAACCGGCTGCAGACAGCTGCGGATTCGACTCACAGAAGAAGCAGAAAACAGAGCATGAAGGGTGATATGGTCAACGATGTAAAGATTGCATGTCAAGAGGAGGAGGACGGTGAGAAGGAGGAGGTGGAGAGGAAGATTGAGGCGTTGCAGAGGATTGTTCCCGGCGGTGAGTCGCGCGGGGTGGACGAGCTTTTTGAAGAGACTGCTGGGTACATAATGGCGTTGCAGGGTCAGCTCAAAGCCATGAAAGCACTTGCCAGCTTGGTTGAAGGTTTGGAGAAGGAGAGGAGGAAGTTTGGAGGTTGAATTGATTAATTagttcttaattaattaaattatgggATCTCTTGCTGATTGGGAGTTTGAAAAGTTCTTAATCAGGTTCCATGACAGATGAATGAAAtcctttttttctataaattttcGATTTTATTTGTTGGGTTACTTGGCTagctttttttttcctactttttccacctttctttcttctttataat belongs to Malus sylvestris chromosome 17, drMalSylv7.2, whole genome shotgun sequence and includes:
- the LOC126611192 gene encoding mitogen-activated protein kinase 20-like; amino-acid sequence: MQQDHSKKNQTEMDFFSDYGDANRYKIQEVIGKGSYGVVCSAIDTHTGEKVAIKKIHDIFEHISDAARILREIKLLRLLRHPDIVEIKHIMLPPSRRDFKDIYVVFELMESDLHQVIKANDDLTREHYQFFLYQLLRALKYIHTANVYHRDLKPKNILANANCKLKICDFGLARVAFNDTPTTIFWTDYVATRWYRAPELCGSFFSKYTPAIDVWSIGCIFAEVLTGKPLFPGKNVVHQLDLMTDLLGTPSLDTISRVRNEKARRYLTSMRKKQPVCFAQKFPNADPLALRLLERLLAFDPKDRPTAQEALADPYFKGLSRVEREPSCQPITKMEFEFERRRVTKEDIRELIFREILEYHPQLLKDYINGTERTNFLYPSAVDQFRKQFAHLEENGGKSGPVIPLERKHVSLPRSTIVHSNTVPPKEQQNYAFLKDQKNAEEAYRNSRDSEAVHVNISRTMQTPQRISLAKPGRVVGPVAQCDNGSMMKDAYDRRTLVRGSVLPPQAVPPAYCYRKPSAGNQERSAVEGERDLSSQAKQAAHCGMAAKVAPDVAISIDSNPFFMTRVGVPKVEHHDRIAIDTHYLQTKAPYGGIDPAATTAAAHRKVGTVQFGMSRMY
- the LOC126611193 gene encoding transcription factor PAR2-like, which encodes MDEAQTQTLTQTQLPKPTFKRKHRKTQQKPRMGNAVHESLPSINRLQTAADSTHRRSRKQSMKGDMVNDVKIACQEEEDGEKEEVERKIEALQRIVPGGESRGVDELFEETAGYIMALQGQLKAMKALASLVEGLEKERRKFGG